GTGACTGGTCATATAGCAAAGAGAGCATTAGGATCAGACGCTCAACTGTTCATGGACGTTTTGAGATGCACCTTGAAAGAAATTCAACAAGATGAATTAAGGAAAGCAGTTTGTTTCACCTTCAGAAAACCGGATACGATAAGCGGAGAGTTTGACTTCAAGCCACAACCAAGGCAGCTCCAGATAACATTTACTTGCAGGTCATAATGGATGGGATGAAGCATGGGGTAGGAAGGGCTCTGGGTTCCAGTGAAACAAGACACTACTCTATATGCCcttttgtgtttgttgaacatcccagtccagatttagtcctcttttgctgttctaataaagctccactcttctgggaagatttTCCACCAGATTtaggagcgtggctgtgggaatGTGCTCATTCTGCCACAAGAGCTTTAGAAAGGTCAGACGTGCAGTCAGTGTAGTGTGGTTGAGGTCCAGGACACTCGAGCTCGTCCACTCCAACCGTGGCGCATCATGTCTGGACTTCGCGTTGTGCACagtggcattgtcatgctggactAGATtttggcctcttagttccagtgaagggaaagtgtaatgctacagcaaacATACAAGAGCTTTTACACAAACATGTGTCTTATacaaatttgtggcaacagatacttttggccataaggTGTAGGTTTCATGTGTGCATATTTGAGTGAGTACCTGCTCCATTGTAGGTATTAGACAACAAcagaaaattatatatttatatatgactTCAATACCACAATCAAGAGGTCTATGGTGGGTGAGAGAAGGGGGTTGAGACTTGCGCTTAGCCAAGCTTGAAGCTAAACCATTTTCTAACACATCTgcctcacaaacacacaagccaATCACAATACCAACATATTCCCCATCAGCATTCAAGCAATCGCCAGTGTTGAGCTAGTGCCCCTAGGGGACAAAGCAAAGTCAATCTCTCTTCAGTAAGAACGGCCAATGTGCTCTTATAACTACTCCATTATAGACAGATCAGTCTTGCCAGGAAGCATGATCTGTCTTGTTTGCCTCTTGGTCAAATATACTTTTACCTACTTCCTTGTTaaatgaacccccccccccccccccccgaacaAGTCTTTACTTAGACAAGGAAGTAATGACATGATCCAGCCACCTACTGACTTCTCAGCTCGGAGTACCCCTTATTACAGCAGCAGGAGAAGATTATTCACATCTGACCTTCTCTCCTGcttgtggtgatgatgaagtgCCCCTGACTCTGATATATAAGAGTGTTTGTTAAAGGCCTAGTGCTTCTTGACGCTGTTTTCTGCAACTCGTCCATTGATTTGATTGTAAATGGCGCGACAAAACAAATGTGGTCAGGGTATCTAGCACTGTCTGGATacctgaggaggaggaggattagGAGGGAGCACAGAAACTCTGTCTGCAGAGGAACATCCTGAGTTATGATAGTCTTATTATTGAGAGAAAGGCTTCATTAGTAACCACGGTGCTTTTAATAAGCCTCCAGGAGAACAGAGTAAACGCACAGGCATTGTGTACATGCACTTTAGCTTCGAGAGCTAATAAATCCACTGCGGTTTCCGTTGGCTATGaggtgttattttatttccagCGATGGATGTTAGGAAGATAGTACTGCGTTTACACCAGAAGACTAAACACAGCTAGCGTGTCTTTGCTGAAGGGTGGGTGAAAGCGGCCCGGTGAGTTGGCCTCCGGTTCACAGACCCGTTTTCTAAACCTCAACTTCCTAAACCTGaccctgaccccaacctcccACCACTAAAAAGCGAGTAAAATCACAACCTAACTCACACAACCGGAACAAAACTTACCAGCACACAACTCTGTAGGTTTTCCGCTTTGTTcagtccagtccctgagctgtaCTCGACTCTGTCCGGCGCACTAATTCCTGCTCCACTTAGCAATGCTAACACAGCTAGCTAACACAGCAATGCTAACACAGCCCGCATGCTCACAGCCAGGGTACGTGCTTTTCATCTTCTACCGACTGAGTGGTGTGAGACAATACCTCGGGTCTTTTCACATACCTGTTTCCGCCGGTCCCGTCGCTGACTTTATGTAGGCCGATTTGCCCGTCTGAGTGCACGCGTGTACGTGTGTTGGATTACAAAAGCTcgctatgctatgctatgctatgctatgctacACACTGGTTAGCTAGAGCTCCCAAGCTCACAATCTCTACCAAAAGCGAAGGACTCTGTCCGGTAACGTTTCTCTTGCTTAACGTGACCGGTAAAACCTGGCGGGGGAAAAATACAAAATCAGACCGACCGGTGGCGTTACTTGATaatattttcttcctcttctttttatttatttttttcttcccccccgtTGTCTCGTCTGAGACAGCTCTTCTCCAGTCGAGAGAGGCCCCCTCTCGCGCCGCCGCGGCCTGTCGCGCAATCAAAGATGGCAGAACGCCAATCCACGAGTCCATGACGTCATTACGTAGCAGCGGGACGTCATTTTAGAAGGCAGGCGCGTGCGCACGCGATACTGCACCGGCAGAGGGAGACCGTGAGCTTAATGAGTCATCCCAAACAGCATACTAGCACACTACTacactaaaaaaaacccactccggtttcctccccgagtccaaagacatgcatggtaggctgattggcgtgtctaaagtgtccgtagtgtatgaatgggtgtgtgagtgtgtatgtgattgtgccctgcgatggactgggatcctgtccagggtgtaccccgccttgtgccggatgcttcctgggataggctccaggttcccctgtgaccctgaaaaggagtaagcggttgaagattgatggatggatggatatatatataaatcatgtatttatttatttttcacaccaatttgttgaggccccctggccacaacccccactttgaaaaccactgtcttaggtgacatacagtattttgtggacacctgatcatcggACCCATATGTATTTCATCTCCAAACTGTTCACACAAAGTTTGAAttacacaactgtatagaatatctttgtattacaatttcccttcactggaactaagaggctccatgaagatatggtttgccaaggttggctgaaaacctttgggatgaactgggacacagactgcaccccaggtctCCTCGTCCAACGTCAATGCCTgagctcactaatgctcttagttagttagttagttacatttatatagcgtttttctagacactcaaagctcTTTACATACTTggggggggatctcctcaaccaccactactGTGTAgtatccacctggatgatgtgatggaagCCATAGTGaaccagaacacccaccacacaccagctattagtgaaGAGGAGAGAGTTCTATAGCCatttcagagatggggattattagggtgCCATAATAGAGAAGGGTCATTGGGGGAATTTCGCAAGGACACCGGGGTATACACCTACTCTTTTATGatgtgtcctgggatttttaatgaccacagagagtcaggacctcgctttaatgtctcatccgaaaggcggtgctgtttttacagcagACAGGAGAAGGCAATGGCAGAATAAGCACAAATCCCTATAGCCACACTAAAAAATAACAgtataacagcaaagtggggactaaatctggaatgggatgttcaaaaaacacatatggctgtgatggacaggtgtttGCATCctattggccatatagtgtactagTTAGTAACTTGTGGTAGCATGCGGTTTGGGTCATCATCGATTTGTGTTTTACATATATTAATGCTGCTGCAAGTAAATTCATCTCTAGAACCAACCATCGCCAAAACATGTATAGATAGAGGAAACCTAGATGCCAAATTAGCAGGGGTGGTCCTAATTGGTCCTAAGCCAGTGACATAAGTAGGTGTATAGtctagaatgtctctgtatacTCTAATATTACAATTTCCACACACTGGCACTAAGGAGGCCCAAACGtgtttcagcatgacagtgcctcCGTGCACAAAGCAatgtccatgaagacatggtttgccaaggctggcGTGGAGGATCATGAGAGGCCtacacagaaccctgacctaaCCAAACTGAACACCACTGATATGAATTTGGGATGAACACAAACTCTTCGCCTGAAATAAGGATCTGTCAATTCACAGTATCCTTGGCAACTGACACGTTAAGTTGGGTGAGAACAGAGGATATAGAGTTCTCTCTGGCTTTGTGTGAACTTTACTTATTCTGTGTATAAATTATGCATTACAGAGTACCCTTCAATCAACATGTATGCAAATAACTTCCCTATTGTTGTTACATTTTCGTTTTGGTTTCAAAgtatttacatgtttttgaCCAGCAGATGGAGCCAGTGTCAACATCTCTAATGTACCTACACTGTGTCTCAGATGGACTGTGAGGATATCTTTGGTAATTGGGAGGTCCAGCATAGAAGAGATCAGTTCTGTTTTGTCCAGATTGATTGTCTGATGATGAATCAAAGGTCAGTGCCTTAATGTCACTGATAAATGGTATGGTCTTGCTGCTTTATCAAGGAATAAAGTTAATTTGGTACTTATTTTCACGTTTTGAACCATATCTATGACCAAATTAAATGCTTTTCAGCAACATATATCTATTATAATATTAGATGAGAAATAAGACGAGCTAAGCAGCACagagccatgtgtgtgtgtgtgtgtgtgctataaaacaagaaaaagtacagagagaaataaagaatcTATTTGAGTTGCCCCAAGTCTGCCTCCCGTCTCCTCAGTGCCGAACCAATCAAGGATCCAAGGGTCACAATTTAGTAGAGATTCTTTCGCAAGTACAGTGTTTTGAGTGATTGCTAATAGCGGGACATTATATTTATGGTGTAAGAAGATAAGCTTGGACAAAGATatccatttttttattaactttgtCCTCTCTTTTGATCCTGTTGATTGCCCAATTTTTTGAGAACCATCATGACCTGGCTTGTACTTTTTTTGCCCAGAGCCCAAAATCATTTCTTTAGAATGGCAGGGTTAAATGAGTCTACCAGCCCAAAATACAATCTAAACCGAACAGAGTTTGACAAAGCCCAACCAAATGAAGTAGGTACGAAAGTGTCATAAGCATCACTGGTCCAATCTGCTTTTCTTTATCACAAAAATCACTCCTCGTTACAAATGGTTTAACATGTAAAAGGCATTAGActtaatgaaaatgtaatgacgttttacaggtttcacagaACTATTTGCAAGTACTCATGTACTGTAATTCATTCAGAATTTAAGACAATTAAGATGATCAGCATATCAACTACAATAATGccaataaaatcaataaataatttagtGAAATTATAAAGCATCATAATGCTCTAGTTGCTATAACATGAATGCTTGTTGGTATAACAGAGCAGTTCAGGAAGTGGTGGAAAAAACTTACATGCcatcattaaaatgaaatggttattaatgttaatgaaatgCATAACCATGTGAGAAAGTCAACTTATATGGTATTATAGTAGAAAATAAGTTGCATGTTTAAATCAATAAAACCCACGACagacaaaattatttaaaattatacaAAGGGTATGGgtacatttctaaaatgtacCCATAGCACATAAATGTACCCATTAGCACCTGCAGCCTTGAATATAAGGAATATAAAGAACCATAGTGAGTTTTGGAATCTGTTATTTGCAAACAATAGCACCGGTCTCTAATAGAGCAGAATATATGTATGTAGCTATTTACATTGAGAATTGTTAGGTAGCGAGTATTTCATAGTGCTATTGTTGAGGCTTTAAAAATTTAACaggaaatattaaaaacaatttcactTTTATGTTGTCTTCTTACTCATAAAATATCTCTTAGACCTTCTCTATGTATGATGCTTGCAAGAGAATAACCCCTGCTTGagctgctttaaaataaatcactgcaTTAGCAGTCAGTGCCTCAACACAGGCAAAGGCAGATGAGATTTTAGCTTGTCCAGGAAGGACGTGATGTCTGGGAGGAAACTAGGCAGATTGGCCCTGGTGAAGTAGGCAGTTGACAGTAGAGCAGCAGCAGAAACagacaggaggagagggagatggGAGTGACGTGATTCCTGCACAGGGACTTTGCGTGTCTTCAGCGGCTGGGCTACACGCTCCCACTGGGTGAGGATGGCCTGACGAGCCCCGTCCCACTGACCTGGCCCACACAGCCGAAACTGGTATGGAGTGGTGGGACCGAACAGAACCCTCAAACCCAAACCAGGATCGGTCAACATCAACCATGGGAGGTTGGGACGCACACCCACTTGCGTGGCCAGCTCATCCATGTAGGGGAGGTAATCTACCTGGATGGtatgtctctgggaggttacATACCTGAAAAAGGATGGAAGAGTACAGTATTATCCTCAGTACACTATTACCCTCTTTAAACCCAATGACTTTTTAAATTCCTTATACAGACAGAGAGTTTTCCCAAGACACATATATAACTGTGTATTACCTCTTAGCCATACGGTCCTCCTTCATTTTAATGTCTTTCAGCATGCTGTTCATTGACGGAAGCTTTCTAAGCCCTATATGGCAACATTAAACAATATAAGTCCTATTCATACAGTTTCTGGGTACATGTCAGattttctagaaaaaaaaaactgtctatAAATCCACCACATGcataaaaagcaaaacattacCCTATTACAGAAAAGTGACTGCCCTGCAATTTAATGCCCCGTGAAATATGTAAACATGCTATTTTGAACATTTAAATTCATTCACCTTTGAAGACACGTGTGGCCCAGCGAGCCTGCATCTCAGAGATGGGCATAATGGCTCCCAGAGGTTGGATGAGGCCAATGATAGCCAGTGTGGGTCTTTCAAGTCCTGGAGGGAACACATACTTATACAGGCGTGTCTTGTTCTCTGTGACTGAGATCACATTGCGTTGCAGGAAGGGGAAAGAGAAGGTGTAGCCTGTGGCAAACACCACCAGATCAATGTTGTCCTCAACAGTACTGTCATCAAAGATGACGCTGGAGCCGCGGAATTCACGCACATTCGGCTTCACCTTGATGGTGCCAGAAATGATTCGATTTGGCAGATCATCATTTACCATGGGGTGCTGGCTGAGCAATCTGGAAGATGGTGACAAGGAAATGTGTTTAGTTAAGTCTGCAGGATGTACAGTCCCCTtctttgtgctatacaccaaagacattttggtttgagatcaaaagatggatttgagtcaagagtttaggatttcagcctTTATTTCtgggtatttacatctagatgtattaaacaacatagaagcttttgtatcagaccacccattttttttaggtgaacaaaagtataggaacagataagtaaATTaatcttgaagtaaatgaaagtaaataacacttaatgtttggttgcatatcccttgcttgcaataactgcatcaaacctgcgactcactgacatcaccaagttgttttttttctggtgtGATGCTTtttcaggcttttactgcagcctctttcagttgtcagtagtttcggggggtttcttcTTTCAGGCTCCTCTTCAGGAcatgaaatgctgctcaactgggttaaggtctggtgattgacttggccaatcTAAagccttccacttttcccccgtGAAAAAGtactttgttgagttggcagtgtgttaaAGTTCCTCTctattaatttggatgcatttctctgtaaactggcagacaaaatgttcctgtaaacttttgaatgtattctgctgctaccatcatgagttatacCATCAATAAAGAATAGTGagactgttccagaagcagccattcaattcaagccatgacactacctccaccatgtttcacagatgagcttgtatgttttggatcatgagcagatgctttctttctccacactttggccttttaGTCACTTTGGTAGTGGtcaatcttggttccagaactttagTGGCTCatatctggctttctgattcttactgttgATGAGCTgattgcatcttgtggtatgtcctctatatttctgctcgaatggtggattgtgatactttCACCCCTGCCATGTGAAAGTTGTTGGTgaggtcactgactgttgttttgggggttctCTTCACAGCTCTGACATggtttgtcatcaactgctgttgttttccttggcggACCCATTTGGTGTCTGTCCAAATTGTTGTATCGGCTATGCTAAATGtttgtgcagtgcctctgattgatttttcatcttttctcagctttaaaatggcttgcttttctctctctcactgatttTGATGTTGGACTAtccttttaaacaacaaatgcagtcttcgtaggtgaaactgaaggctaaaaccaggAGATGTCATGTGTTCCAAAATTTTTCTCAGCTACAAATTaagtggtctgatacaaaatgtgtcatgttctatgttgtttaacacatctagatataaatacaaggaaataaaagctgaaattctaaacatcttctgatctcaaacccaaatatgtTCAGTCTAAAGTAAAAACAATTGACTTGACtgtgccgttccaatagtttcagaggggactgtatcgATAGGTCTAATTTTATAAACAACTCTTGGAGTAAATGCTGAGAGCTAAGGCAAGCACCTCATCATTGAGTAATTAATTGTACACACTGGGTTTAGCAAAACAGGATATATAAATGCTGTTGAACAAAGGGGCTGTGTCTGATTTAACCTTAGCTTTGACTGGCTCTAGTAAGATTTAAAGAATTAATTCCACTACTGTGAAATGTACAATGCAAATTAAATGTAAGCAGTTTAACCGATTCGTCACTGTACCTGTGTTTTGGCTTCAGCCCATACATTGAATGATTGAACCTCTCATTGAGCCTCTTCTCTGCCACATTGCATAAGAACCCAAAGGGCAGAATAGACTGGATCATTCGAAATGCCCTGCTCCAAATCATATCGACTGGAAGACCATTGGTTCCTACACGATTCAGGACCCAGGAGCCTCTCCTAGTGCTCAAGAAAACCTGAAGGGGAAGGCaggatttattgattttttatttaagtcCTCTGAAATACTGAACATGATACCTACATGTGCTCtggcttcatgtttttttttgttactcaATTGGTTTGCAAATCcaaatgttttttcttccaTCATGGGTTTAGACTTGGTGGTCTTATATGAAACAGTATAACCTCATCATTagtataataaattaaatgtagtGTCAGATGTGAATGTCACAAGCACTCGTTATTTTTACGCAAGTCATCATGATTTATAGTTCTAAAAAGTGATATATTATCCAGAATAGTCAAACACTGTCCTTCTTTTAATGATTTATGCCACCGTAGAAACTTTGTAGCTCAGAACCAGCAGGCTTTCATGAACTTTTACTAAGTTACTGCTCCTCACATTGCAGCCTGAAAAAAAACAGTGTCTGCTCACTGCTGATGAAATATTACAAGTCAGTACACAACATCCAGGTGCCCCTGAAGGATACACACTTTGTAGAAGTGTTGCACCCACCTGTTTGGTCACCCTGCTGAGCTCCACAGCAATGTCGCCTCCTGAATTACCAATTCCAATCACAACCACTCTCTTGCTCCGCCATTCATCTGAAGTCTTGTAGTCACGACTGTGGAAGTATTTCCCTTTGAATGTGTCTATCCCTGTAGTGAAATATAGATATTTAtcaagatgtttatttaacacctAATACATCATGtaaagaaaaagtatttgctgacaTTGTTCAGGAACTGTATCCTGCACCTTCAGCAACATGTTGAGTAGCTGAATACACTCCTAGGAGTTACTCATGTCAAGATCTGCCACACTATATGAAATGTGGTTTAAGtcatttataaacaaaacagTGATTGCTGCTGTATAAAGTTGAACCTGAGACATCTGCATAACTGCATGTGAAgcatacaccaatcagccataacattaaaaccacctggcTAATATCGTGTAGTTGTTATTGTGTCGTGTGTGGTGTTATCTgccaccaagacgttagcaggagATCAtctaagtcctgtaagttgtgaggtggggtcTCCATGGATCTGACTTTCTTGTCCAGCACATcacacagatgctcgatcagattgagatctggggaatctggAAGCCacgtcaacaccttgaactctttgtcatgtttgtCAAagcattcctgaacaatttatgcagtgtggcagggagcattatcctgctgaaagattccactgccattagggaatactgttgccataaaATGCGTGTGCTTGTTCTGCAATGATGTGCAGGTAGGtgatacgtgtcaaagtaacaccacatgaatgccagaaccCAGGGTTTCCCAGCAtgacattgcccagagcatcacactccgccggcttgccttcttcacATAGTGCAtactggtgccatctcttccccaggtaagtgatgctgtggtgtgaaaaaagtattcctgatttcttctgtttttgtgtatctctcatactaaattgtttcagaaattaaaacaaaatctacaataaaaacaacggcaacctgagtaaacacaaaatacagtttttaaatgatcatgttatttattgaagcaaaaaaaagttatccaataccaacttgGCCtatctgaaaatgtatttgcccccatagttaataattctccaaatctatgaaactgtcaTATCAgtttgggaagggttacaaagctatttcacaggctctgggactccaaagaaccacagtgagagccattatctccaaatggaaaaaaaatcggcacagtagtgaaccttcccagaagtggacgaccttccaaaattcctcaaagagcacagcaactattcatccaggaagtcacaaaagagccaaagacAACATTAAAGGACCTTCAGGCCTCtattgcatcaataaaggtcactgttcatgactacACTATCAGAAAAACAATGGGCAAAAATGGCTTCCAtagaagagtggcgaggtgaaaaccactgctaacccagaagaacattaatgcTAGCCTGAAtattgccaaaacacaccttgatgatcctcaaaccttttgggagaatgttctgtagactgatgagtcaaaagtggaaccgTGGAAAAGTGGACCGGGGTCcagttacatctggtgtaaaccaaacactgaattccacaaaaaagaacatcataactacagtgaagcatggtggtggtagtgtgatggtgtggggatgcttttctgcttcagggcctgagcaacttgcaataatAGAGGGAAAtgtgaattctgctctctaccagaaaatcctaaaggagaattcagtcc
The sequence above is drawn from the Ictalurus punctatus breed USDA103 chromosome 25, Coco_2.0, whole genome shotgun sequence genome and encodes:
- the LOC108257966 gene encoding flavin-containing monooxygenase 5, encoding MAQRVAVIGGGSSGLTCIKCCLDEGLEPMCFESSDDIGGLWRFKENPESDRASIYHSVIINTSKEMMCFSDFPIPAHFPNYMHNSYIMDYFHMYADHFQLRPYIRLQTKVLNVSPRPDFAQTGQWDIETEDRNGKKEKHVFDAVLVCTGHHCHPHLPLKDFPGIDTFKGKYFHSRDYKTSDEWRSKRVVVIGIGNSGGDIAVELSRVTKQVFLSTRRGSWVLNRVGTNGLPVDMIWSRAFRMIQSILPFGFLCNVAEKRLNERFNHSMYGLKPKHRLLSQHPMVNDDLPNRIISGTIKVKPNVREFRGSSVIFDDSTVEDNIDLVVFATGYTFSFPFLQRNVISVTENKTRLYKYVFPPGLERPTLAIIGLIQPLGAIMPISEMQARWATRVFKGLRKLPSMNSMLKDIKMKEDRMAKRYVTSQRHTIQVDYLPYMDELATQVGVRPNLPWLMLTDPGLGLRVLFGPTTPYQFRLCGPGQWDGARQAILTQWERVAQPLKTRKVPVQESRHSHLPLLLSVSAAALLSTAYFTRANLPSFLPDITSFLDKLKSHLPLPVLRH